The Pogona vitticeps strain Pit_001003342236 chromosome 10, PviZW2.1, whole genome shotgun sequence nucleotide sequence CATGTTTGCCACGCTAAACGCTAAATCCGCTAGAGGAACGCATTCCGAGGGAGACAAACGAAAGTCTTGAGGCTGGCGTGCTTGATCTCCACAGAGCAACATTGGAGAACTTGCCACACTCTGAGTGAAAGGTTTCCCATTCAGGAGACAACTACCCACTGGCAGAACAACTTTTATTTCTACATGTTTCAAAACGGGACGTCCAGGGTTCCCGGGTGGATGACCAGGGCAGGGAAAGGGAAGCGGCCGAACATTCTTGGACGCAAGACCTTCTTGAACCTTAACCAGCTCTCGACGAGAACCACTGAGCTTTCTTAGGCCAAGACGGTTGGGGAGGTGTGCGGGGAGGCCCCCAGCTGCCCCTTGCCCATGCGTTGCCACAGGCCCAGCTCAAACCTCTGTCtgccccctgacacacacacacatcccacccataAGTGGATGCTAACCCACCTCAAAGCATCAGCTGCCAAGAAAAGCTGGAGTGACTCCagtgcagcgggggggggggactacagcATGGCCAGGATCTGCTCCTCCCCAggcaggaagccccccccccgccccgtggaATACCCTTCGCACCACTTGCCCCTCTTGGCCAAGGCTGTGCTTCAGCCAGGACTTCTCTCTGGCAGGTCAGGCCCTGGGCCATCCCCTGGTCTTTGCGAGGCCCAAACAGGAAGGGAAAGTCTCCAGTCCTCGGCGTGCCCACCCTCCCGTCACAATCACTCCGCCCACCGCATGCTTCTCATGGCAGGAAGAGTCCCGGCTAGGCCAGCTCTGCGTGGAAGGCCTTCGCCATGGCGTGTCCCACTTTCACTGCCGTCTTCTCCTTGGCCCCCGGGCCCAGGTTCTGGCGGGCCAGCTTCACCCAGTATTGCTCTGTCCGGGAGAGGTAGTCCGGGTACTTCTCCTCGGGCTGCACGGCAGGGTGGCCTTCTGAGAgtgagaacgagagagagaggtCAGGTTCCTTGGCCTTTAACCTTTCCCAAACCCAATtgctggaagccgcccagagacctttgggtagaatgggccgcatacaagttaaataaataaaataaatacatttaaggaAAACTTATTGAGTTGCAGGGAGAAAGTTTGCCAGCGCTTCCAAAAGCCCCGAGCGTGAAGGCATAACTCTTTCCCCGGCCATTTGGCTCAGCAAGtaccttcctctttctcttcacTCTCCTCATTGTCTGAGGCCTCTTCGtcgtcttcttcctcctcctcctcctcctcctcctcctcctcctctcccccttcaGCCCCTTCCACGGCTCCCTCTTCCTCAGACTCCGATTCTTCCAGCCATTCCTGTGTTTCTGCCACAGGCATTGGAAAGCAAAGAGAGCAAGAAATGAACAGCAGGGTCCCACTAAGAACATGATGCCCAGGAAGGAACCTCTTCTGGGCCTGGCTTGACAAAAGCAGTGCTTCTAAACCAAGgcggggcatgtgtgtgtgtgtttgcttttagGGAGAGGATGGCCCAGGCCTCCTCCGCCCCCCAAGGAGGACACGCGCCATTCCAGGGGTTGCCTGCTGACATGTCCCCTAAAGGGGATATCAGGGAGGCAGAAAACAACGACattcatggggtgggggtgggttttttgtgtgtgtgtgtgtgtgtgtgtgtgtgtgtgtgtgtgtgtgtgtgtgtgtgtgtgtgtgtgtgtgtgtgtgtgtgtgtgtgtgtgtgtgtgtgtgtgtgtgtgtgtgtgtgtgtgtgtgtgtgtgtgtgtgtgtgtgtgtgtgtgtgtgtgtgtgtgtgtgtgtgtgtgtgtgtgtgtgtcccaggaCAGTCAGAAGCCCCTCCCCCCATGAGCCACATAAAGAGCCAGAAACAATACCAGGAGTGGGAAAAAGCTCCCTTTTGGGATGGCACCTTGTTCGCTCACCCTCTAGTGGGAGGAACTCTGGGCACAGAAccatccaaaaaaagagagggtctTCTCCCAACCCCAAGAACGCTGGAGGGGCAACAGCATGTTATAACACAACCCCTGAGGGCATCTGAGTGGCTcccatcagtttttaaaaagctggtgtaGAATCTGCCAGGCTctccaaccctcccccccccactcagcgGCACCCCTAAGCCCTCCTCCAGAGCTTGGAGGAGGCTCTTTCTGGGGGAGAGGCCAGGGCTGGGACAGCATTAAGAGGATATCCCCTCCCCCGCATCCTTATTAGGATGCTCTCCCACCCACTTCCTCTACAACGCAGGCAAATGACCTGGATGGAAGGTCAGGGAGTTAGAGTCTTCCCCTTCCAAGAGAAGGGAACAAGGAACAAAGGTTATTCGGCACCTCTCGGGTGACTCTGCTGTGATTAAGGCTAAGACTTTGAGACTGAGACACGCACACAGGAGGCCAGGCAGCTTAAAGGGCCTGGAAAAAAGGTCTTCCCAGGGATTAAGCAAGGCCAAAATTAGGGCATGTGTCTGCGCATGTGGCACCTTCACTGCTATTCACggcccaaagaagaagaaaaagaggcgCCAGGCAGCACGGCCGCCCCTTGTCTCCGTGTCATCCTAAATAGGCTTTACTCCCCAGCCTGCATCAGTCGCAGGATAGAATTATAAGCGGCTGTCCTCAGAGCCCAGGTTTCGAGGAACGCGTCTGacgcgagcgagcgagcgagcgagcgagaggaACGGCTGAGCCAAAGGTTGGCAGCCACACCAAGCGGCGGCAGGAAAgagctctcgctctctcccttGACGTTTCCGCAGCAGCGAAGACCGCCAGCGTCTAGGAGTTGAAGCACCTGGGCTTTTCTCCGGCTCCTGGGTCTCAGGCAGCACAGCGAGTCTTCTGGAAAGGGAGACTCGCTGCCATCTATGCTCGTTTTTCTAAAAGCCCACGTGCCAGGAACCCCGCAGCCTCCTCCCCACGGTGTTGCTCCTCTCGGGAGAGCTCAAGAACCACCAATTCTGTGTGACAAAAACAAGCAGTTATGCAGCCctccagaaaaggggggggggagaaccaagCGGGTTTTTGCACAGAACTTCTGCTCGCCCCCAAAGGCTTCTGGCATCTGCAGGCTTCCCAGCTTCTTTCTAGCCGTAAGGACTAACAACctggcttcttttttaaagaaatgaaacacaaagGCTGTTGATTTCTCCACCTAACTAGAGGTTGTGCAACTGCCACAAGTTGAGAacgttgggtttttgttttgtttggaggaCATGCTGGCTGAAGAGTATTCTGGGAGAGAAAGCAGAACGGAAGGCAGCCTGAGGGGAAGGAGGTAGGCAGGACCAACTTACTCGGATCCATTTCCACAAGAACCTTCCAGCCGTCCATCTTGTGGAGGTCGAGGGCATAGAGGTCGTTGAGGGTGAACTGGCGGTCGCCCACTTCAAACATGCCCCCGTAGAGGTACAGCACCCCGTGCTTTGTGGCCAGCATGGCGTTCGAGCGTGGGGAGGGCTCCACCGGCGGCCCAGGaggctcctccccccccgccccgtccTCTTCGTCCTCCGAGCCAGACTTTGCCTGAGGCCACACCTCAGGGGCCGAGACCATCTGCTTCACGACCATGATGGTCCCGTCCTCGGCCACCACCTCCTTTACAATCTCCGCAGGACTCTGGGGGGGAGCCTGCCCTGCTGCTCCCCACTCAGCGTGGGGGTCCTCGGCTGCAGGGcctcgcctcctcctcttcctctcagacTTTGGGCCCTGGGGGTTTGGAGGGAGAGACACCGCTGTCAGCTGGGGAGGGGCGCCACTCTGCCCCCTCGGTGGCCCTGGGCTGCAACACCTCCCAGGCCTCAGCCCTACGTCAAGGGGGAAGGAATCCTCGCGGTCGCACCCAGCCACGGTGGGGAGGGTGGCCCTCGGCCCGCCCAGGTGTTGTTGAAGGCCCTGCccaacaacccccacccccagacgGGGAGACGGACGGAGGGTGGACGGGTCAAAGGGCTGCCAAAGCAGGTGAAAGGGGGAGGGGCGTACCACCTTTAATAGGCTGGGAAACCAACGGCTTTTGGCCAGATCGTAGAAGTAAAGGTCGTTGTAGAAGTCTCCTTCGaggcactcctcctcctcctcgtcgtgtACCCCACCAAACAGGACGGACCGGCCGCTGGGCCCCAGCGTGACGGAGAAGCCGGACCTGGGGCTCGGCTTCACACCAGAAGGGTTGATGCGAGACCACGTCCACTTGCCTGGAAAACATACGAGAGATCTCTTGATGGCTGGGGAGGCCCCAAGCTCAGCGGAGGGGCACACGTCTTACACCTGCATgaagttcccacccacccccaatgctTTCATCCTGCTTTGAaaccttgtcccccccccctcctcctcctccaccaccaccctcaccCTGCCCTCAAAGGCAGAGTTTTCCACCCCTCCAGCCGCTCCCCTCCCATCTGCTGAGCAGCCGAAGGATGCCAGAAGGGACCAGACGCCAAATATCTCACATGAGTGGCCCAAGGTGCCAGAATGACACTCTAACCTGTTGTAGGTCAGCTTCCCTGTTTAGGGAGAGGAGGCACGCCTGGCGCCTGCTGCTCACCTGTGCTTGGGGCCTGGAGCAGGAACATGTCAGTGTGGAGGGTGcctttgtcaacatccttcttaacTCGCTGCAAAACAAAGGAGGCCACATACTTCTAAAACCTAAAAAAAGACTTCCAAGCCCAAGTTGTTGCCTTCTACCTGAAGGGCAGAAAAGGGCAGACCTGTGAAATGTCACCGATCAGGCATTCTCACAGATTTGTCACATGCTGACAAATTCCACACACATTTCACCTCCGTGAACATCTTCCCACTTTCCtagatgagccccccccccccggcctggcaGGCGTGTCCACCTctaggagtgggggggggggtcgcaaTCCACATGGAACACGATGGAAAAGGAGGAGCCGGGCTTGGCTAGGGAGAGGGATGTGTGTGCTGAAATGCAAACCCTTCGCCCTGCCAGAAGAGAAGAGGcaccagaaaggaaggaaaggcaagGGGTCGCTCTTTCCTCTCAGAGTCAAGTGACCCTCAGAGTTGGcaggaagaacaacagaaaagCCAAGCCACCTTGTGGATCAGAGGCCAACGGAGGCGGGTGCGGGAAGGGGGGTTGGCGGGAGCACGGATCCTCGCCCCAAAGGCAGAAACCCAATCTCTTGCATTCAAAGTCGGTGTGTGTACACACAGGGGCACGCTCTTGGAAATCCAAGCGGAAACTACAACAGATCCTGCCCAGTGAACCAAGAACAAATTAATGAGGGAAAGCCAGGAGGGGAGAGCACAGGGGGAAATTGGAGGGAGAGGAAAATCAAAGCAGGAAACTGTGGACTCGAAACTGGGCAGAGCCCCCACTTGGCTGGCCTTCTTTCCTTGCCCAGGGTACCAAAGGAGTTTGTGTGGGGGGCACCGGGCTCCTTCATTCTCCTCCCGCTGATTTTTCAGCATGTGCTGCTACAGCCcaatcaaaggaaggaaggaaggaaggaaggaaggaaggaaggaaggaaggaaggaaggaaggaaggaaggaaggaaggaaggaaggaaggaaggaaggaaggaaggaaggaaggaaggaaggaaggaaggaaggaagggctccACGGCCATTGGGgggccctcccccctcccctccttgcccagacACAGCTCCAAGTGACCATAGCCGAAAGGGAATACTGGCCAGGTGAGTGAGCCCTTGCAAGCACACTGCTGTCCCCCACCCTCAAAAGACATCCAGCCTCACAGGGAGGGAGAAGCcgcagcaaaata carries:
- the KLHDC4 gene encoding kelch domain-containing protein 4, translating into MGKKAKKGPKAKPSGAEKAAAKQERKVSRRSRKEEEDLEALIAEFQSLDAKKTQVVETPCPPPSPRLNASLSAHPEKDELILFGGEYFNGQKTFLYNDLFVYNIRKNSWTQIDIPNPPPRRCAHQAVTLAQGGGQLWIFGGEFASPDGEQFYHYRDLWVLHLASRTWEQIRASGAPSGRSGHRMVACKRQLIIFGGFHESARDYVYYSDVYAFSLDTFAWTKLTPSGMGPAPRSGCHLATTPEGNIVVYGGYSKQRVKKDVDKGTLHTDMFLLQAPSTGKWTWSRINPSGVKPSPRSGFSVTLGPSGRSVLFGGVHDEEEEECLEGDFYNDLYFYDLAKSRWFPSLLKGPKSERKRRRRGPAAEDPHAEWGAAGQAPPQSPAEIVKEVVAEDGTIMVVKQMVSAPEVWPQAKSGSEDEEDGAGGEEPPGPPVEPSPRSNAMLATKHGVLYLYGGMFEVGDRQFTLNDLYALDLHKMDGWKVLVEMDPKTQEWLEESESEEEGAVEGAEGGEEEEEEEEEEEEEDDEEASDNEESEEKEEEGHPAVQPEEKYPDYLSRTEQYWVKLARQNLGPGAKEKTAVKVGHAMAKAFHAELA